The Synergistaceae bacterium sequence TTTCAATGCCTCTTGCCGTTCTGCGAGGGTATGGAAATGGTGTTGAACAGGAAAGAGCTTGTATTTCAGCGGCAAGAGAGCGGGATCCCTCCATGACCAAGCCAACTGATACTCCGGAGCTGCCTAAGTCCGTGCCGCTCCAATAAAGTCTGCTTGGATCCAAAACCGGGGAAAGGCCTTTCCCTGACATTTCAAATATTCCGAGCTCGTCCGTGCTGCCATATCTATTTTTTTCTGCACGCAGTAGGCGATTTGTAGAATTTTGTTCTCCTGAAAAGAGCAGAACTACGTCGACTAAATGTTCTAAGAGCTTCGGCCCGGCAATCTGCCCCTGTTTTGTGATGTGGCCGACAAGCACGGTCGGGATTTGGCAGCTTTTTGCCATTTCTACAGCCATTGCAGAAACTCCTTTTACTTGAGAAGGAGAGCCTGCCCATCCGCTTTCACTGTCAGCTCTAAATGCTTGAACACTATCTATTACGACAAAAGAGTATTTTTCTGCTGCCTCAAGAGCGGCAGGCAGATCGCTTTCACAGAGCAAGTCCAACCCTTCGACCATGAGCCCCAGACGGCGTCCCCTCATCGCAAGCTGTGCTGAAGATTCTTCTCCGGAAATGTAGAGAACTTTGTTCCCGTTCTTTGCCATTTCGGCACAAACTTGAAGCAAGAGGGTTGATTTTCCTACACCAGGTTCACCGCCAAGAAGAGTTACTCCCCCTTGAACCCAGCCACCACCGAGAACGCGATCCAATTCCTTAATTCCGGAGGGTATTCTTTTTTGCTCTTCCACTTCAAGTGCGGATATGGGATATGCTTTTTTTGATAAAGTGAGAGCTCCTTTTTTCGTAAGGGCAAGAGGTTTTTCCGGCTCCATACTACCCCAGACACCACATTTCGGACATTTTCCTACGTCTGTAAGGCTGATGTGCTCACACTCGGAACATTTATATCTAGTTATTTCCTTTGCCATTCTACGAACCGTTGGGCGACAAGTCGTGCCCATCCTCTCTCTGTTTCTCTTTTGTTCTTTATATTAATTTAAGACTATCTTTTATATCCTATTATTTCTCTTAGAAGATATTTGCGGTTTTTCTGATCTTCTTTGTTTTCGACTCCCGTAGTCTTGAAACCGTCAACTACCCCGATGACACCGCGTCCCTGATCTGTGTTCGCTATTAAAACCTGAAGAGGATTTGCAGTTGCGGCAAAAACTCGACAGACTTCCTGTACGTTTTTTACTCTGTTTAGAACGTTTATTGGGTAGCCTTTTCGTAGAAGTATAACAAAAACATGACCGGCATTTATCTGTTTTGCGTATTCTATTGCTTTTTCTTCCAGGTCTTCCTTGTTTCCGTCATGTCTGATTAGACAATCTCCGGAAGCCTCACAAAAGGCTATTCCAAATTCAAGCGTTGGCGAAGAAGTAACCAGTGCTTCATATAAGTCTTCAACAGTTTTTATAAAATGGCTCTGTCCGATTATTATGTTGCAATCCTCTGATACATTGATTTGCTGGATTTCTATGTCAAGTTTTTTATCCATTAATGACACCCCCGTTTTATCCAATGAGTTTATGTAAGTATAACAAAAGAAGAAATTTTAAGCATGATTTCAGCATAAAAAAAGAGACTTTAAAACGTGCTGTTACACATCAAAAGTCTCTTCTGTCGTCAGGATTTAAGTAAACCTTCCTACTTCTTTTTAAGTTCTGTAATTACGTCTTCCGTAATATTAATTCCGCCATAAAAGACGGCGTTCTCGTCAAC is a genomic window containing:
- a CDS encoding adenosine monophosphate-protein transferase — protein: MDKKLDIEIQQINVSEDCNIIIGQSHFIKTVEDLYEALVTSSPTLEFGIAFCEASGDCLIRHDGNKEDLEEKAIEYAKQINAGHVFVILLRKGYPINVLNRVKNVQEVCRVFAATANPLQVLIANTDQGRGVIGVVDGFKTTGVENKEDQKNRKYLLREIIGYKR
- the radA gene encoding DNA repair protein RadA; the encoded protein is MAKEITRYKCSECEHISLTDVGKCPKCGVWGSMEPEKPLALTKKGALTLSKKAYPISALEVEEQKRIPSGIKELDRVLGGGWVQGGVTLLGGEPGVGKSTLLLQVCAEMAKNGNKVLYISGEESSAQLAMRGRRLGLMVEGLDLLCESDLPAALEAAEKYSFVVIDSVQAFRADSESGWAGSPSQVKGVSAMAVEMAKSCQIPTVLVGHITKQGQIAGPKLLEHLVDVVLLFSGEQNSTNRLLRAEKNRYGSTDELGIFEMSGKGLSPVLDPSRLYWSGTDLGSSGVSVGLVMEGSRSLAAEIQALSCSTPFPYPRRTARGIEINRLQLLLAVLERRGGISSRSSDVYLNVAGGLTLRDPSADLAICASLASALKDVPLPSDVCFIGEVGLAGEIRPAARTLMRLKEAARMGFKRAVISKRTPKDDFPIQVLRASSVSEVFKMFLK